The Streptomyces sp. NBC_00224 genome contains the following window.
ACGTCGAGGCCCGCGCGGTCCGCCTCGGCGACTTCCCGCTGGCCGCGGCGGCGGGCCCGGACCTCTTCGGGGACTACGACGACCGCTTCGAGGCGGGCCTGCGGCTGGTGATCGCGGGGGCGGAGGCGGTGTACGGAGGCGGGCCGGGACGGGCTTGAGCGCCGCGTGCCCTACGCGGCCCGCGCCCGCCGAGCCGCCGCCCGCGCCCGCCGCGCCAGCTTCCGTACCGTCGCGTTGCGCGGGATGAAGGCGAGCTGGCCCGGGATCGCGCCCGGGAGGGCCAGGGTCGTCAGGCGGCGGCGCTTGAAGTAGCGCCAGGTGTGCGGGGTCAGCCGGCGGGAGAGGTAGCGCTCGGCCGTGGGGCGCAGATCGGGGCGGATCTCGGACTGCATCGCGTAGCCGACCGCCGCCACCAGCTCCGCCAGGTCGTGCGGCGGCTCGGGCGCCTCGCCCTCCAGCGGCGGCAGCAGCGCGTCCACCAGCGTCACCGGCACCCGGTTGCTGTTCTGGTACGGGGTGAGGCGGTCCAGGAGCAGATCCGTGCCGGTGCGGGCGACCGGGATGCCGTAGAACGCCGACGCGGTCAGGAGCGCGGTGGAGAAGCAGCCGACGACCAGGGCCGGACGGATGCGCTCGTAGAGCACCTCGGCCAGCAACGGGCTCTCCAGGACCGTCAGTTCGACGTCCAGCTCCTGAGCCTGGGTGCGCAGGGACTCGGACCAGGCGGGCGGGGCCGAGGGGTGCGGCTTGAAGACGATGTGGCGGTGGCCGCGCGCGGCCGCGCCCCGCACCATGGCGAGGTGCAGCTTCTCCTCCTCCGCCTCGGTGAGGATCGAGAGCGCGGCCAGGTACTGGCCGAGCAGCAGGGCCGCGCCCCCGGGCACATCGAGCCCGTCGCCCTGGGCGGCCAGTTCGCCCACCACCTTGGTGAAGGCCGCCGTCGGGATCACCTCCGCGCCCACCCCGAACTCGCCGAGCAGCAGCGGCTCCAGGCCCGGCACCAGGTCCAGGTGCAGAACGCGCCGCACCCGCGAACCCACCAGCGGGTCCAGCTTGTTGCGGGTGGGGCCGTAGCTCATCAGCCCGTCCGCGTACACGTGCAGCGGCGCGTCCGGGAAGAGCTGGGCGACCGCGCCCGCCGGGTTGACCTGGATGGACTCGACGGCCAGCTCGATCCGGTCGTCCCCGAGGTCCCAGGCGCGCCGCAGCTGCCGCTCCCACAGCGGGACGTCGTCGGCGCGCGGCGCCCAGCCGCCCGGGTGCATCGGCGCGATGGTCTCGTTCCACGACAGCACCCCGTCGAAGCGCCCCCGCAGTGACTCGAAGCCGGGCATCGTGTCCAGCGACGGCGAAGTCTCCGGGATCGGGGCGTTGTTGCTGACCAGGAGCAGTCGGCGGTCGGCCGGGCCGAAGCAGTCGCTGTCGAGTGCGGCGGCCAGCGTCGCCACTCCGTACAGCGTGGTCGCCAGGAAGATCTGAGTCGTACGCATCAGGCCGCGGCCCCCGCCGAGGTGAGGGAGTTCGTGCGTCCGCGCAGCCGCCGCAGCCGGGAGGCGCGGCCCGAGTCCATGGAGTCGAGCGCCTCCTTGAGAATGTCCTGCGGCATCCTTTTCAGCGCTCCCGCACTCATTGTCCGCAGTTTCCGTGCCACGGCCGGTTCGAACCTTTCACTGTTTCCCAGGTGGTGGGAAATGATGGCGCAGTACGTCCGTACCGCCTTCGGCAGCAGTTCCGCCGAATTTGGATCTTGAGCTGTTTCCTCGATTACCTGGTCGAATGCCCGGATGAAATCGAGCTGGCGTACGTCACCGATCTGCGTCAGCGAAGTGGCCACTCCGCGCCGGTAGTAGACACCGAGCAGACCCACCACCGCGAAGGATTCCGCCTCCCGGTGCAGCCGCCAGATCCACGGCCGGTCCTCGGCCGTGCGCAGCCCGTCCGTGAAGTGCAGCAGACCCCGCTCGACCAGGCGCCGGTGGTAGATCCCGGCCCAGGCGAACGCGTAGTCCACCGAGGTCGAGCGGGTGGTCGGCAGGATCGCCGCGCGCGGGTCGAGCACCTCGCCGCGCCGCCCGTGCGGCACCCGCTGCACCGAGCGCTGGGTGCCGGTGCACTGCACGTGGTCGGTGCGCAGGAAGTCGCAGCCCAACTCCTCGATGGCGGCGACCAGTCGGGAGTAGTGGCCGGGCGCGAGCCAGTCGTCCCCGTCGAGGAAG
Protein-coding sequences here:
- a CDS encoding alpha-2,8-polysialyltransferase family protein; translated protein: MRTTQIFLATTLYGVATLAAALDSDCFGPADRRLLLVSNNAPIPETSPSLDTMPGFESLRGRFDGVLSWNETIAPMHPGGWAPRADDVPLWERQLRRAWDLGDDRIELAVESIQVNPAGAVAQLFPDAPLHVYADGLMSYGPTRNKLDPLVGSRVRRVLHLDLVPGLEPLLLGEFGVGAEVIPTAAFTKVVGELAAQGDGLDVPGGAALLLGQYLAALSILTEAEEEKLHLAMVRGAAARGHRHIVFKPHPSAPPAWSESLRTQAQELDVELTVLESPLLAEVLYERIRPALVVGCFSTALLTASAFYGIPVARTGTDLLLDRLTPYQNSNRVPVTLVDALLPPLEGEAPEPPHDLAELVAAVGYAMQSEIRPDLRPTAERYLSRRLTPHTWRYFKRRRLTTLALPGAIPGQLAFIPRNATVRKLARRARAAARRARAA
- a CDS encoding glycosyltransferase family 2 protein — protein: MVKLSVVVPFYNVRTYAPDTLRSLRDNAREDFEFLLVDDCSSDGTAALLARAERELPGAVVLRHEKNGGLATARNTGIDAARGEYVTFLDGDDWLAPGHYSRLVAAIEELGCDFLRTDHVQCTGTQRSVQRVPHGRRGEVLDPRAAILPTTRSTSVDYAFAWAGIYHRRLVERGLLHFTDGLRTAEDRPWIWRLHREAESFAVVGLLGVYYRRGVATSLTQIGDVRQLDFIRAFDQVIEETAQDPNSAELLPKAVRTYCAIISHHLGNSERFEPAVARKLRTMSAGALKRMPQDILKEALDSMDSGRASRLRRLRGRTNSLTSAGAAA